The genome window CGATCCATCGCCGCGCGCCTGAACAGGAGGACCTGACGACCTCGGCGGAGATGTTCGAGACGGGGATCAAGGTCATGGACCTCATGGAGCCCTATACCCGCGGCGGGAAGACGGGACTGCTCGGCGGCGCCGGTACGGGCAAGACGGTGCTGATCAAGGAACTGATCAACAACATCGCCCGGGAGCACGGCGGCATCTCCGTGTTCGCCGGCGTGGGCGAACGGTCTCGCGAGGGCAACGACCTCTGGCTGGAAATGGAAGAGGCGAAGGTGCTCGACAAGACCGCCCTGGTGTTCGGCCAGATGAACGAGCCGCCGGGCGTGCGCCTGCGCGTCGGCCTGTCCGGCGTGGCCATCGCCGAGTATTTCCGCGACGAGGAAGGCCGCGACGTGCTGCTCTTCATCGACAACATCTTCCGCTTCGTGCAGGCGGGATCCGAAGTATCCGCCCTCCTGGGCCGCATGCCCTCCGCCGTGGGATACCAGCCCACGCTGAGCACGGAGATGGGCGACCTGCAGGAGCGCATCACGTCCACGAAGCAGGGCGCCATCACTTCGGTGCAGGCCATCTACGTGCCCGCCGACGACTACACGGACCCGGCCATCGTGACGGCCTTTCCCCATCTCGACGCCATCACCGCCTTGTCCAGGGATCTCTTCGCCCGGGCCATCTTCCCGGCCGTGGATCCTCTCGAGTCCAACTCCCGGATCCTGGATCCCGCCGTCGTCGGAGAGCGGCACTACGGCGTCGCCCGCGGCGTCCAGCAGGTCCTGCAGCGGTACAAGGACCTCCAGGACATCATCGCCATCCTGGGCATCGACGAACTGTCGGACGACGACAAGCTGATCGTCTCCCGCGCCCGGAAGATCGAGCTGTTCATGACCCAGCCCATGTTCGTCGCGGAGATCTTCACCGGCCTGGAAGGACGGTACGTCAAGGTAGAGGATACGGTCGAGGGATTCGAGAAGCTCGTAAACGGCGAGTGCGACGAACTGCCCGAGCAGGCCTTCTACATGGTGGGCACCATCGACGAAGCCTACGACAAAGCCAAGGAGCTCCAGTAGATCATGGCAGGCGAATTCCCCCTGGTCATCGTAACGCCTTCGAGCATGGCCTTCGAAGGCGAGGCGCGCAGCGTGCTCGCCCCCGGTACGGACGGCTATTTCGAGGTGCTGATCGGCCACGTGCCCATGCTCACCTCGCTGCGGCCGGGTCTCCTGACCATCCGGAACGACGAGGGCCGCAAGGTGTACACCGTGTCCGGCGGATTCGTCGAAGTGCTTCGTGCCCAGGTGACGGTCCTTGCTGAGACCATCGAAGAGGTCGGCGCCATCGACGTCGAAAGGGCGAAGCAGGCCGAGGAACGGGCGCGCCAGCGCCTGGGATCGGGCGAAGAAGACGTCGACGTCGGCCGGGCCAGGGCTTCGCTGGACCGGGCGCTCAACCGCATCAAGGCGACCCAGCAGTAATCCTCCCGCTGCTATCGACGATTATACCTGGCTGGTGAAGCGGAACTTATAGCCGCTAATTTCGTTGTATAGACCATAGTCTCCCCTATCAGACGAGTTTTCCTGGACGATTCGATTCTACGACTTCTTTCAGGAATACTCTAACACAGTCACCCAGAGGAAACCAGCAATGAAACGCTTTAAATTGCTGTTTACACGCTATGTCGCCATTCTGATCGTGGCGACCCTGGCGGCATGCGGGAAGGACAGTCCCACGGAGCCGGACCGGATTTCTTCAAGCATCA of Gemmatimonadota bacterium contains these proteins:
- the atpD gene encoding F0F1 ATP synthase subunit beta, which translates into the protein MEGTNTGTVAQIIGAVVDVEFGSGALPKIYNALEVPVEGSDALVLEVQQHLGDNKVRCVAMDATDGLVRGVPAVDTGGPINVPVGPAVLGRMMNVLGRPIDDGGSVESDHHYPIHRRAPEQEDLTTSAEMFETGIKVMDLMEPYTRGGKTGLLGGAGTGKTVLIKELINNIAREHGGISVFAGVGERSREGNDLWLEMEEAKVLDKTALVFGQMNEPPGVRLRVGLSGVAIAEYFRDEEGRDVLLFIDNIFRFVQAGSEVSALLGRMPSAVGYQPTLSTEMGDLQERITSTKQGAITSVQAIYVPADDYTDPAIVTAFPHLDAITALSRDLFARAIFPAVDPLESNSRILDPAVVGERHYGVARGVQQVLQRYKDLQDIIAILGIDELSDDDKLIVSRARKIELFMTQPMFVAEIFTGLEGRYVKVEDTVEGFEKLVNGECDELPEQAFYMVGTIDEAYDKAKELQ
- the atpC gene encoding ATP synthase F1 subunit epsilon, which gives rise to MAGEFPLVIVTPSSMAFEGEARSVLAPGTDGYFEVLIGHVPMLTSLRPGLLTIRNDEGRKVYTVSGGFVEVLRAQVTVLAETIEEVGAIDVERAKQAEERARQRLGSGEEDVDVGRARASLDRALNRIKATQQ